One segment of Canis lupus familiaris isolate Mischka breed German Shepherd unplaced genomic scaffold, alternate assembly UU_Cfam_GSD_1.0 chrUn_S221H381, whole genome shotgun sequence DNA contains the following:
- the LOC119879040 gene encoding ankyrin repeat domain-containing protein 26-like — MVKLLVDRHCQLNLCDGEDRTALVKAIQCQEEACVTLLLEHGADPKVKDNKGNTALHYAAHEGIVSIAEKLLLQNANIEAKNTDGLTPVLVALNENKEQMVKFLVGKGARLLSGDTVKSSDQLISEHEEEMKPENSSQNHDLVAKKSEEVSLSSRTCKADTDDSRPSKHEDLSSGTKTVPKLNLRKQMAAFLATQE; from the exons ATGGTGAAGCTCCTGGTAGATCGGCACTGCCAGCTTAACCTCTGTGATGGCGAAGACAGGACAGCTCTCGTGAAG GCTATACAATGCCAAGAAGAGGCATGTGTAACTCTTCTCCTGGAACACGGTGCTGATCCTAAAGTGAAAGACAACAAGGGCAACACAGCTCTCCATTATGCAGCCCACGAAGGGATTGTCTCAATAGCAGAGAAGCTGCTTTTACAAAACGCAAATATAGAGGCCAAAAACACG GATGGCCTCACACCAGTTTTAGTTGctctaaatgaaaacaaagagcaaatggTGAAATTTTTAGTAGGAAAAGGAGCACGTCTACTTTCAGGGGATACGGTTAAAAG CAGTGACCAACTAATTTCTGaacatgaagaagaaatgaaacctgAAAATTCTTCACAGAATCATGATCTAG TGGCTAAGAAGTCTGAAGAAGTCTCTTTAAGCAG TCGTACCTGCAAAGCTGATACTGATGATTCAAGGCCTTCAAAACATGAGGACTTAAGTTCCGGTACCAAG actgtCCCGAAACTAAACTTAAGAAAGCAAATGGCTGCTTTTCTTGCGACCCAAGAGTAA